One segment of Prionailurus bengalensis isolate Pbe53 chromosome D4, Fcat_Pben_1.1_paternal_pri, whole genome shotgun sequence DNA contains the following:
- the MIGA2 gene encoding mitoguardin 2 isoform X2 → MAFRRTEGMSVIQALAMTVAEIPVFLYTTFGQSAFSQLRLTPGLRKVLFATALGTVALALAAHQLKRRRRRKKQVGPEIGGAHLGTVPLPILMARKVPSVKKGYASRRMQSPSSKSNDTLSGISSIEPSKRSGSSHSLASLGAQMVAVNSSSPTAACSGPWDARGMEESVTAGDGDAESLYMQGMELFEEALQKWEQALSVGQRGDSSSTPTPGDSLRNPETASEVLSEPESQRREFAEKLESLLHRAYHLQEEFGSTFPSDSVLLDLERTLMLPLTEGSLHLRADDEDSLTSEDSFFSATELFESLQVGDYSIPLSRPAAAYEEALQLVKEGKVPCRTLRTELLGCYSDQDFLAKLHCVRQAFEGLLEDKSNQLFFGEVGRQMVTGLMTKAEKSPKGFLESYEEMMGYALQPETWATTRLELEGRGVVCMSFFDIVLDFILMDAFEDLENPPSSVLAVLRNRWLSDSFKETALATACWSVLKAKRRLLMVPDGFISHFYSVSEHVSPVLAFGFLGPKPQLAEVCAFFKHQIVQYLRDMFDLDNVRYTSVPALADDILQLSRRRSEILLGYLGAPVASSIGLNGALPRENGPPELLQ, encoded by the exons ATGGCGTTCCGGAGGACCGAGGGCATGTCCGTGATCCAGGCCCTGGCCATGACGGTGGCCGAGATCCCTGTGTTCCTGTACACGACGTTCGGGCAG TCTGCGTTCTCCCAGCTACGGTTGACACCAGGCCTGCGGAAGGTTCTTTTTGCCACAGCCCTGGGGActgtggccctggccctggccgcCCACCAGCTAAAAAGGCGACGGCGGAGGAAGAAGCAGGTCGGCCCGGAGATCGGAGGCGCACATCTGGGCACggtgcccctccccatcctcatGGCCAGGAAGGTGCCGTCGGTGAAGAAAG GCTACGCCAGCCGGAGGATGCAGAGCCCCAGCAGCAAGAGTAACGACACTCTGAGTGGCATTTCCTCCATCGAGCCCAGCAAGCGCTCGGGCTCCTCCCACAGCCTGGCTTCG CTTGGTGCCCAGATGGTAGCAGTGAACTCATCCAGCCCCACGGCTGCGTGCTCAGGACCATGGGATGCCAGAGGGATGGAAGAGTCTGTGACCGCCGGTGACGGCGATGCGGAGAGTCTCTACATGCAGG GCATGGAGCTGTTCGAGGAGGCTCTACAGAAGTGGGAGCAGGCGCTGAgcgtggggcagagaggggataGCAGCAGCACCCCCACGCCGGGGGACAGCCTGCGGAACCCCGAGACTGCTTCGGAGGTGCTGTCTGAG CCAGAGTCACAGCGAAGGGAGTTTGCAGAGAAGCTGGAGTCCCTGCTGCACCGGGCCTACCACCTGCAGGAGGAGTTCGGGTCCACCTTCCCCTCCGACAGCGTGCTGCTGGACCTTG AGAGGACCCTCATGCTCCCCTTGACAGAGGGCTCCCTGCATCTACGGGCGGACGATGAAGACAGCCTGACCTCTGAGGATTCCTTCTTCTCTGCCACAGAG CTCTTTGAGTCCCTGCAGGTGGGAGATTACTCGATCCCGCTCTCCAGGCCGGCCGCCGCTTACGAGGAGGCTTTGCAACTGGTGAAGGAGGGGAAGGTGCCCTGCCGGACCCTCAG GACTGAGCTGCTGGGCTGCTACAGTGACCAGGACTTTCTGGCCAAGCTGCATTGTGTGCGGCAAGCCTTCGAG GGTCTTCTGGAAGACAAGAGCAACCAGCTTTTCTTCGGGGAGGTTGGCCGGCAGATGGTGACGGGCCTGATGACCAAGGCCGAGAAG AGCCCCAAAGGCTTCCTGGAGAGTTACGAGGAGATGATGGGCTATGCCCTGCAGCCTGAGACCTGGGCCACCACGCGGCTGGAGCTGGAGGGCCGTGGG GTGGTGTGCATGAGCTTCTTCGACATTGTGCTGGACTTCATACTCATGGACGCCTTCGAGGACCTGGAGAACCCCCCGTCCTCGGTGCTCGCCGTCCTGAGGAACCGCTGGCTGTCAGACAGCTTCAAGGAGACG GCCCTGGCCACTGCTTGCTGGTCAGTCTTGAAAGCGAAGAGGAGACTGCTGATG GTGCCTGATGGCTTCATCTCCCATTTCTACTCCGTATCGGAGCACGTAAGCCCCGTCCTAGCCTTTGGCTTCCTCGGACCCAAACCCCAGCTCGCTGAAGTCTGTGCTTTCTTCAAG CACCAGATCGTGCAGTACCTGAGGGACATGTTTGACCTGGACAATGTGCGCTACACTTCGGTGCCGGCGCTGGCAGACGACATCCTGCAGCTGTCCCGGCGCCGCAGCGAGATCCTGCTTGGCTACCTGGGGGCGCCGGTGGCCAGCAGCATTGGCCTGAACGGGGCGCTGCCCCGAGAGAACGGCCCCCCGGAGTTGCTCCAGTAG
- the MIGA2 gene encoding mitoguardin 2 isoform X3: MAFRRTEGMSVIQALAMTVAEIPVFLYTTFGQSAFSQLRLTPGLRKVLFATALGTVALALAAHQLKRRRRRKKQVGPEIGGAHLGTVPLPILMARKVPSVKKGYASRRMQSPSSKSNDTLSGISSIEPSKRSGSSHSLASMVAVNSSSPTAACSGPWDARGMEESVTAGDGDAESLYMQGMELFEEALQKWEQALSVGQRGDSSSTPTPGDSLRNPETASEVLSEPESQRREFAEKLESLLHRAYHLQEEFGSTFPSDSVLLDLERTLMLPLTEGSLHLRADDEDSLTSEDSFFSATELFESLQVGDYSIPLSRPAAAYEEALQLVKEGKVPCRTLRTELLGCYSDQDFLAKLHCVRQAFEGLLEDKSNQLFFGEVGRQMVTGLMTKAEKSPKGFLESYEEMMGYALQPETWATTRLELEGRGVVCMSFFDIVLDFILMDAFEDLENPPSSVLAVLRNRWLSDSFKETALATACWSVLKAKRRLLMVPDGFISHFYSVSEHVSPVLAFGFLGPKPQLAEVCAFFKHQIVQYLRDMFDLDNVRYTSVPALADDILQLSRRRSEILLGYLGAPVASSIGLNGALPRENGPPELLQ, translated from the exons ATGGCGTTCCGGAGGACCGAGGGCATGTCCGTGATCCAGGCCCTGGCCATGACGGTGGCCGAGATCCCTGTGTTCCTGTACACGACGTTCGGGCAG TCTGCGTTCTCCCAGCTACGGTTGACACCAGGCCTGCGGAAGGTTCTTTTTGCCACAGCCCTGGGGActgtggccctggccctggccgcCCACCAGCTAAAAAGGCGACGGCGGAGGAAGAAGCAGGTCGGCCCGGAGATCGGAGGCGCACATCTGGGCACggtgcccctccccatcctcatGGCCAGGAAGGTGCCGTCGGTGAAGAAAG GCTACGCCAGCCGGAGGATGCAGAGCCCCAGCAGCAAGAGTAACGACACTCTGAGTGGCATTTCCTCCATCGAGCCCAGCAAGCGCTCGGGCTCCTCCCACAGCCTGGCTTCG ATGGTAGCAGTGAACTCATCCAGCCCCACGGCTGCGTGCTCAGGACCATGGGATGCCAGAGGGATGGAAGAGTCTGTGACCGCCGGTGACGGCGATGCGGAGAGTCTCTACATGCAGG GCATGGAGCTGTTCGAGGAGGCTCTACAGAAGTGGGAGCAGGCGCTGAgcgtggggcagagaggggataGCAGCAGCACCCCCACGCCGGGGGACAGCCTGCGGAACCCCGAGACTGCTTCGGAGGTGCTGTCTGAG CCAGAGTCACAGCGAAGGGAGTTTGCAGAGAAGCTGGAGTCCCTGCTGCACCGGGCCTACCACCTGCAGGAGGAGTTCGGGTCCACCTTCCCCTCCGACAGCGTGCTGCTGGACCTTG AGAGGACCCTCATGCTCCCCTTGACAGAGGGCTCCCTGCATCTACGGGCGGACGATGAAGACAGCCTGACCTCTGAGGATTCCTTCTTCTCTGCCACAGAG CTCTTTGAGTCCCTGCAGGTGGGAGATTACTCGATCCCGCTCTCCAGGCCGGCCGCCGCTTACGAGGAGGCTTTGCAACTGGTGAAGGAGGGGAAGGTGCCCTGCCGGACCCTCAG GACTGAGCTGCTGGGCTGCTACAGTGACCAGGACTTTCTGGCCAAGCTGCATTGTGTGCGGCAAGCCTTCGAG GGTCTTCTGGAAGACAAGAGCAACCAGCTTTTCTTCGGGGAGGTTGGCCGGCAGATGGTGACGGGCCTGATGACCAAGGCCGAGAAG AGCCCCAAAGGCTTCCTGGAGAGTTACGAGGAGATGATGGGCTATGCCCTGCAGCCTGAGACCTGGGCCACCACGCGGCTGGAGCTGGAGGGCCGTGGG GTGGTGTGCATGAGCTTCTTCGACATTGTGCTGGACTTCATACTCATGGACGCCTTCGAGGACCTGGAGAACCCCCCGTCCTCGGTGCTCGCCGTCCTGAGGAACCGCTGGCTGTCAGACAGCTTCAAGGAGACG GCCCTGGCCACTGCTTGCTGGTCAGTCTTGAAAGCGAAGAGGAGACTGCTGATG GTGCCTGATGGCTTCATCTCCCATTTCTACTCCGTATCGGAGCACGTAAGCCCCGTCCTAGCCTTTGGCTTCCTCGGACCCAAACCCCAGCTCGCTGAAGTCTGTGCTTTCTTCAAG CACCAGATCGTGCAGTACCTGAGGGACATGTTTGACCTGGACAATGTGCGCTACACTTCGGTGCCGGCGCTGGCAGACGACATCCTGCAGCTGTCCCGGCGCCGCAGCGAGATCCTGCTTGGCTACCTGGGGGCGCCGGTGGCCAGCAGCATTGGCCTGAACGGGGCGCTGCCCCGAGAGAACGGCCCCCCGGAGTTGCTCCAGTAG
- the MIGA2 gene encoding mitoguardin 2 isoform X1, with the protein MTRGVRDTSWTPDVISVALSFCCPQFPLFTSPWSTFQKSWPGPSPCGDCLSIIPGQQIVPDCLRHPPPLGCSPEQLCLPRSSWPRRLPLFLQSAFSQLRLTPGLRKVLFATALGTVALALAAHQLKRRRRRKKQVGPEIGGAHLGTVPLPILMARKVPSVKKGYASRRMQSPSSKSNDTLSGISSIEPSKRSGSSHSLASMVAVNSSSPTAACSGPWDARGMEESVTAGDGDAESLYMQGMELFEEALQKWEQALSVGQRGDSSSTPTPGDSLRNPETASEVLSEPESQRREFAEKLESLLHRAYHLQEEFGSTFPSDSVLLDLERTLMLPLTEGSLHLRADDEDSLTSEDSFFSATELFESLQVGDYSIPLSRPAAAYEEALQLVKEGKVPCRTLRTELLGCYSDQDFLAKLHCVRQAFEGLLEDKSNQLFFGEVGRQMVTGLMTKAEKSPKGFLESYEEMMGYALQPETWATTRLELEGRGVVCMSFFDIVLDFILMDAFEDLENPPSSVLAVLRNRWLSDSFKETALATACWSVLKAKRRLLMVPDGFISHFYSVSEHVSPVLAFGFLGPKPQLAEVCAFFKHQIVQYLRDMFDLDNVRYTSVPALADDILQLSRRRSEILLGYLGAPVASSIGLNGALPRENGPPELLQ; encoded by the exons ATGACCCGTGGAGTTAGGGACACCTCCTGGACCCCAGATGTGATCTCTGTGGCCTTGTCATTTTGCTGTCCCCAGTTCCCTCTCTTTACATCTCCGTGGTCCACGTTTCAGAAGTCCTGGCCAGGTCCCTCCCCTTGCGGCGACTGCCTCTCTATCATTCCTGGTCAGCAAATAGTCCCTGACTGCCTGAGGCACCCTCCACCCCTCGGGTGCTCCCCAGAGCAGCTCTGCCTGCCACGGAGCTCTTGGCCCCGccgcctccctctcttcctgcagTCTGCGTTCTCCCAGCTACGGTTGACACCAGGCCTGCGGAAGGTTCTTTTTGCCACAGCCCTGGGGActgtggccctggccctggccgcCCACCAGCTAAAAAGGCGACGGCGGAGGAAGAAGCAGGTCGGCCCGGAGATCGGAGGCGCACATCTGGGCACggtgcccctccccatcctcatGGCCAGGAAGGTGCCGTCGGTGAAGAAAG GCTACGCCAGCCGGAGGATGCAGAGCCCCAGCAGCAAGAGTAACGACACTCTGAGTGGCATTTCCTCCATCGAGCCCAGCAAGCGCTCGGGCTCCTCCCACAGCCTGGCTTCG ATGGTAGCAGTGAACTCATCCAGCCCCACGGCTGCGTGCTCAGGACCATGGGATGCCAGAGGGATGGAAGAGTCTGTGACCGCCGGTGACGGCGATGCGGAGAGTCTCTACATGCAGG GCATGGAGCTGTTCGAGGAGGCTCTACAGAAGTGGGAGCAGGCGCTGAgcgtggggcagagaggggataGCAGCAGCACCCCCACGCCGGGGGACAGCCTGCGGAACCCCGAGACTGCTTCGGAGGTGCTGTCTGAG CCAGAGTCACAGCGAAGGGAGTTTGCAGAGAAGCTGGAGTCCCTGCTGCACCGGGCCTACCACCTGCAGGAGGAGTTCGGGTCCACCTTCCCCTCCGACAGCGTGCTGCTGGACCTTG AGAGGACCCTCATGCTCCCCTTGACAGAGGGCTCCCTGCATCTACGGGCGGACGATGAAGACAGCCTGACCTCTGAGGATTCCTTCTTCTCTGCCACAGAG CTCTTTGAGTCCCTGCAGGTGGGAGATTACTCGATCCCGCTCTCCAGGCCGGCCGCCGCTTACGAGGAGGCTTTGCAACTGGTGAAGGAGGGGAAGGTGCCCTGCCGGACCCTCAG GACTGAGCTGCTGGGCTGCTACAGTGACCAGGACTTTCTGGCCAAGCTGCATTGTGTGCGGCAAGCCTTCGAG GGTCTTCTGGAAGACAAGAGCAACCAGCTTTTCTTCGGGGAGGTTGGCCGGCAGATGGTGACGGGCCTGATGACCAAGGCCGAGAAG AGCCCCAAAGGCTTCCTGGAGAGTTACGAGGAGATGATGGGCTATGCCCTGCAGCCTGAGACCTGGGCCACCACGCGGCTGGAGCTGGAGGGCCGTGGG GTGGTGTGCATGAGCTTCTTCGACATTGTGCTGGACTTCATACTCATGGACGCCTTCGAGGACCTGGAGAACCCCCCGTCCTCGGTGCTCGCCGTCCTGAGGAACCGCTGGCTGTCAGACAGCTTCAAGGAGACG GCCCTGGCCACTGCTTGCTGGTCAGTCTTGAAAGCGAAGAGGAGACTGCTGATG GTGCCTGATGGCTTCATCTCCCATTTCTACTCCGTATCGGAGCACGTAAGCCCCGTCCTAGCCTTTGGCTTCCTCGGACCCAAACCCCAGCTCGCTGAAGTCTGTGCTTTCTTCAAG CACCAGATCGTGCAGTACCTGAGGGACATGTTTGACCTGGACAATGTGCGCTACACTTCGGTGCCGGCGCTGGCAGACGACATCCTGCAGCTGTCCCGGCGCCGCAGCGAGATCCTGCTTGGCTACCTGGGGGCGCCGGTGGCCAGCAGCATTGGCCTGAACGGGGCGCTGCCCCGAGAGAACGGCCCCCCGGAGTTGCTCCAGTAG